Proteins encoded within one genomic window of Bacteroides sedimenti:
- a CDS encoding HesA/MoeB/ThiF family protein → MRYDRQTILPDIGKEGQAKLKNASVLIVGVGGLGSPIALYLTAAGIGTLGIADGDRVSLTNLQRQVLYTEGGLDETKVICAREKLLSLNSEVTINAYPYNLTAENAEEIIDLYDIVVDGCDNFATRYLINDTCVKLGKPYVYGAIYGWEGQVSVFNHKSGKNYRDLFPDEQAMMSMPSPGKGVIGVTPAITGSVEATEVIKLICGAGNLLDGKLWSIDLLTLQSNIISL, encoded by the coding sequence ATGAGATACGACAGGCAGACCATACTTCCAGATATAGGAAAAGAGGGTCAGGCAAAGCTAAAAAACGCATCGGTATTAATTGTGGGTGTGGGTGGATTGGGCTCTCCCATCGCCCTCTACCTCACTGCTGCAGGTATAGGAACGTTGGGAATTGCAGACGGAGACAGGGTAAGTCTTACCAATCTGCAACGCCAGGTTCTTTATACAGAAGGTGGATTGGATGAAACAAAGGTGATTTGCGCCCGTGAAAAGTTGCTTTCGCTTAACTCGGAAGTCACGATAAACGCTTATCCGTATAATCTCACAGCCGAAAATGCAGAAGAGATCATAGATTTGTATGATATAGTAGTGGACGGATGCGACAACTTTGCCACCCGCTATCTGATAAACGACACCTGCGTAAAGCTGGGAAAGCCCTATGTATACGGTGCCATTTATGGCTGGGAAGGACAAGTCTCCGTCTTTAATCACAAAAGCGGAAAGAATTACCGCGACCTCTTCCCCGACGAGCAGGCTATGATGAGCATGCCTTCGCCCGGGAAAGGGGTTATTGGGGTGACTCCTGCCATTACCGGGAGCGTTGAAGCCACAGAGGTAATCAAGCTAATCTGCGGGGCCGGCAATTTGTTGGACGGGAAGCTTTGGAGCATTGACCTGCTAACCTTGCAGAGTAACATTATTTCACTTTAA
- a CDS encoding thiamine phosphate synthase: protein MKIIVVTTPNFFTQEDQIITALFEEGLDILHLRKPEASALYSERLLSLIPEKYHKRIVTHDHFYLKEEFGLMGIHLNSRNPNVPDNYSGHISCSCHSTEEVRIKKGSYDYVFMSPVFDSITKENYPSKYTAEELRYAAKEGIIDKNVIALGGITVENILQVKDFGFGGAAILGDLWGKFDSRNDQDYQGVIRHFKKLKEMAD from the coding sequence ATGAAAATTATAGTTGTAACGACCCCCAATTTCTTTACACAAGAAGACCAGATTATCACTGCGCTATTTGAGGAAGGGCTGGATATTCTCCACTTGAGAAAGCCGGAAGCTTCGGCACTTTATTCGGAACGGCTTTTGTCGTTAATTCCCGAGAAGTACCACAAAAGAATTGTAACGCACGACCACTTTTATCTGAAAGAGGAATTTGGACTGATGGGCATTCACCTGAATTCCCGCAACCCCAACGTTCCGGATAACTACTCCGGACACATCAGTTGTTCGTGCCATTCAACCGAAGAGGTCAGAATCAAGAAGGGATCCTATGACTATGTTTTCATGAGTCCAGTATTTGACAGTATCACCAAAGAGAACTATCCTTCAAAATATACTGCAGAAGAGTTGAGATATGCCGCCAAAGAAGGCATTATCGATAAGAATGTTATAGCGCTGGGCGGCATTACAGTTGAGAATATACTACAAGTGAAAGACTTTGGCTTTGGAGGAGCAGCCATTTTGGGCGACCTCTGGGGAAAGTTTGATAGTCGCAACGATCAGGACTACCAAGGAGTAATTAGGCATTTCAAGAAGTTGAAAGAGATGGCCGATTAA
- a CDS encoding porin family protein, whose protein sequence is MKKSLIFVLFSLFSLAGFSQVSWNAKAGMNMSNWSGDNDTKMKVGYKLGVGMEYAFDKAWSLQPSLFLSSKGAKVDAAIAPSEDIPSGLGLNMTVNQLYLELPINAQVRFAVSEGMNIVLAAGPYLAYGVGGNTTVKAKVNGVEVKESRGTFSSSDVDIDRFDAGFGIGASLEIKKFIVGVDGQWGAIKLNSENEAPKNINFSICVGYKF, encoded by the coding sequence ATGAAAAAAAGTTTGATTTTTGTATTGTTTTCGTTGTTTTCACTTGCCGGATTCTCTCAGGTATCTTGGAACGCTAAAGCTGGAATGAATATGAGCAACTGGTCGGGAGATAATGATACTAAAATGAAAGTTGGTTATAAACTGGGCGTGGGCATGGAATATGCGTTCGATAAAGCCTGGTCATTACAACCATCTTTGTTTTTATCATCCAAAGGTGCAAAAGTAGATGCTGCCATTGCTCCGTCTGAGGATATTCCTTCAGGATTAGGTTTAAATATGACAGTCAATCAGCTTTACCTTGAATTACCGATTAATGCGCAGGTCCGATTCGCAGTTTCAGAAGGCATGAATATTGTGCTGGCTGCCGGTCCTTACCTTGCGTATGGTGTGGGAGGTAATACAACAGTTAAAGCTAAGGTAAACGGAGTAGAAGTTAAGGAATCACGAGGAACCTTTTCCAGTAGCGATGTTGACATCGACCGTTTTGATGCCGGATTTGGCATAGGTGCATCTCTTGAAATAAAGAAGTTTATTGTTGGAGTTGATGGACAGTGGGGAGCTATCAAACTGAACAGTGAAAATGAAGCACCAAAGAACATAAACTTCTCCATCTGCGTTGGATATAAATTCTAA
- the ppdK gene encoding pyruvate, phosphate dikinase codes for MDKKRVYTFGNGQAEGKAEMKNLLGGKGANLAEMNLIGVPVPPGFTITTEVCTEYYELGREKVVELLKDEVEKAVAKVEILMKSKFGDVENPLLVSVRSGARASMPGMMDTILNLGLNDEVVEGLTRKTGNARFAWDSYRRFVQMYGDVVLGMKPTNKEDIDPFEAIIEEVKEAKGVKLDNELEVADLKELVKKFKAAVKKQTGHDFPTCAYEQLWGAICAVFDSWMNERAILYRKMEGIPAEWGTAVSVQAMVFGNMGDTSATGVCFSRDAGNGEDLFNGEYLINAQGEDVVAGIRTPQQITKIGSQRWAQLAGVSEEERAAKYPSMEEAMPEIYKELDALQTKLENHYRDMQDMEFTVQEGKLWFLQTRNGKRTGAAMVKIAMDLLKQGMIDEKTALNRVEPNKLDELLHPVFDKAALKNVKVIAKGLPASPGAATGQIVFFADDAAKWHADGQKVVMVRVETSPEDLAGMAVAEGILTARGGMTSHAAVVARGMGKCCVSGAGALNIDYKARTLEVDGVLLKEGDFISINGTTGEVYEGKVATKAAELSGDFAELMSLADKYTRLKVRTNADTPHDAEVARKFGAIGIGLCRTEHMFFEGEKIKAMREMILSETAEGREAALAKILPYQKADFKGIFKAMEGCPVTVRLLDPPLHEFVPHDDKGQLEMAETMGVSLKYIKQRVEALHEQNPMLGHRGCRLGNTYPEITRMQTRAILGAALELKKEGVTAYPEIMVPLTGLLPEFKEQENVIREEAAALFKEMGDSINFTVGTMIEVPRAALTAERIAQGAEFFSFGTNDLTQMTFGYSRDDVASFLPIYLEKKILQVDPFQVLDQNGVGQLVKMAVEKGRSVRPELKCGICGEHGGEPSSVKFCHRVGLDYVSCSPFRVPIARLAAAQAAIEA; via the coding sequence ATGGATAAGAAACGAGTTTATACCTTTGGTAACGGTCAAGCTGAAGGCAAGGCCGAAATGAAAAACCTTTTAGGAGGTAAAGGGGCCAATCTGGCTGAGATGAATTTAATCGGTGTACCAGTGCCTCCCGGATTTACTATCACAACAGAAGTGTGCACAGAATACTACGAACTGGGAAGAGAAAAAGTGGTAGAATTACTTAAAGATGAAGTAGAGAAAGCGGTAGCTAAAGTCGAAATATTGATGAAATCCAAATTCGGTGATGTGGAAAATCCTTTGCTGGTTTCAGTACGCTCAGGAGCTAGAGCTTCCATGCCTGGTATGATGGATACCATTTTGAATTTAGGATTGAATGATGAAGTGGTTGAAGGTTTAACTCGTAAAACAGGTAATGCTCGTTTTGCATGGGATTCATATAGACGTTTCGTTCAGATGTATGGCGACGTAGTTCTAGGCATGAAACCTACCAATAAAGAAGATATCGATCCTTTTGAAGCGATTATCGAAGAGGTAAAAGAAGCAAAAGGAGTGAAGCTGGACAATGAACTGGAAGTAGCTGACCTGAAAGAACTGGTTAAGAAATTTAAAGCTGCAGTGAAGAAACAGACTGGACACGACTTCCCGACTTGTGCTTACGAACAGCTTTGGGGAGCCATCTGTGCTGTATTTGATTCCTGGATGAACGAACGTGCTATTCTTTACAGAAAGATGGAAGGAATTCCGGCAGAATGGGGAACAGCTGTTAGTGTTCAGGCTATGGTATTCGGTAACATGGGCGATACTTCTGCTACAGGCGTTTGTTTCTCGAGAGATGCAGGAAACGGAGAAGACTTGTTTAACGGTGAATACCTGATTAATGCTCAGGGCGAAGACGTTGTAGCAGGTATCCGTACTCCGCAACAGATTACTAAGATTGGTTCTCAGCGCTGGGCACAACTGGCCGGCGTTTCAGAAGAGGAACGTGCAGCAAAATATCCTTCTATGGAGGAAGCTATGCCCGAAATCTATAAAGAACTAGATGCTCTTCAAACAAAACTCGAAAATCATTACCGCGATATGCAGGATATGGAATTTACCGTACAGGAAGGCAAACTTTGGTTCCTTCAGACTCGTAACGGTAAACGTACCGGTGCTGCAATGGTGAAAATCGCAATGGATTTACTCAAACAGGGAATGATTGATGAAAAAACTGCGTTGAACCGTGTGGAGCCTAATAAACTGGACGAACTTCTTCACCCTGTATTTGATAAAGCAGCCTTGAAAAATGTTAAGGTTATTGCCAAAGGCTTACCGGCATCACCGGGTGCTGCGACCGGACAGATTGTTTTCTTTGCAGATGATGCTGCTAAATGGCATGCTGATGGTCAAAAAGTGGTAATGGTTCGCGTGGAAACTTCTCCCGAAGACCTAGCCGGTATGGCAGTTGCCGAAGGTATCCTTACAGCTCGTGGAGGTATGACATCACATGCCGCTGTTGTTGCCCGCGGAATGGGAAAATGTTGCGTGTCGGGTGCCGGAGCTTTGAATATTGATTATAAGGCAAGAACTTTAGAGGTTGATGGCGTTCTGCTTAAAGAAGGTGATTTTATCTCTATTAATGGTACTACAGGAGAAGTATACGAAGGTAAAGTTGCAACTAAAGCGGCTGAACTTTCGGGCGACTTTGCCGAATTAATGTCATTGGCTGATAAGTACACCCGTCTGAAAGTAAGAACAAATGCCGATACTCCTCATGATGCTGAAGTAGCACGCAAATTTGGTGCGATTGGTATTGGGCTGTGCCGCACTGAACACATGTTCTTTGAAGGAGAAAAGATTAAAGCAATGCGTGAAATGATTCTTTCTGAAACTGCAGAAGGTCGCGAAGCTGCATTAGCTAAGATTCTTCCATATCAAAAGGCCGACTTTAAGGGAATATTCAAAGCAATGGAAGGTTGCCCTGTAACCGTTCGTCTGCTCGATCCTCCTTTGCATGAGTTTGTTCCTCACGATGATAAAGGACAATTGGAAATGGCTGAAACCATGGGAGTTTCATTGAAATATATCAAGCAGAGAGTAGAGGCACTCCATGAACAAAATCCGATGCTTGGTCACCGCGGTTGCCGTTTGGGAAATACCTATCCTGAAATCACACGAATGCAAACACGTGCTATTCTAGGAGCTGCGCTCGAATTGAAAAAAGAAGGAGTAACTGCCTACCCCGAAATTATGGTTCCACTTACAGGTTTGCTGCCTGAATTTAAAGAACAGGAAAATGTAATTCGCGAAGAGGCTGCAGCATTGTTTAAAGAAATGGGTGACAGTATTAACTTTACTGTTGGAACCATGATTGAGGTGCCACGTGCGGCCCTAACTGCCGAACGGATTGCGCAAGGTGCTGAATTCTTCTCTTTCGGAACAAATGACCTTACTCAGATGACCTTTGGATATTCACGTGACGACGTAGCTTCCTTCCTGCCAATTTATTTGGAGAAGAAAATTCTGCAGGTGGATCCGTTCCAGGTTCTTGACCAAAACGGTGTGGGCCAGTTAGTTAAGATGGCTGTGGAAAAAGGCCGTTCTGTTCGTCCAGAACTGAAATGCGGTATCTGTGGTGAGCATGGTGGCGAACCATCTTCAGTTAAGTTCTGTCATAGAGTAGGTCTCGACTATGTGAGTTGTTCTCCGTTCCGTGTACCTATTGCACGTCTTGCAGCAGCTCAGGCAGCAATTGAAGCATAA
- the rlmD gene encoding 23S rRNA (uracil(1939)-C(5))-methyltransferase RlmD produces MSRKTKDLPILEKVTITDVAAEGKAIAKVNDWVVFVPYVVPGDVVDLKIKKRKHHYAEAEAVHFHEYSPVRATPFCEHYGVCGGCKWQCLPYEEQIKYKQKQVVDNLTRIGKIDMPEVSPILGSEKTTFYRNKLEFTFSNKRWLTYEEVKQGVVYDQMNAVGFHIPGAFDKVLAIEKCWLQDDISNRIRNAIRDYAYKHNYSFFNLRTQEGMLRNMMVRTSTTGELMVILACKIVEEQEMDLFMKLLAFVAEQFPEITSLMYVVNNKCNDTITDLDICVYKGNDHIFEEMEGLKFKIGPKSFYQTNSDQAYNLYKIARNFAGLTGNELVYDLYTGTGTIANFVSKQAKQVIGIEYVPEAIEDAKINAEINGIKNTLFFAGDMKDMLTQDFINQYGRPDVIITDPPRAGMHQDVVDVILFAEPQRIVYVSCNPATQARDLSLLDAKYKLTAVQPVDMFPHTHHVENVVLLEKR; encoded by the coding sequence GTGTCGCGTAAAACAAAAGATCTTCCTATACTTGAGAAGGTAACAATAACAGATGTGGCTGCCGAAGGTAAAGCCATCGCAAAAGTAAATGACTGGGTCGTATTTGTACCGTATGTGGTACCGGGTGATGTAGTTGATCTGAAGATTAAAAAGAGAAAGCATCATTATGCCGAAGCCGAAGCTGTGCATTTCCATGAATATTCCCCAGTACGGGCAACTCCTTTTTGCGAGCACTATGGCGTATGTGGTGGCTGTAAATGGCAATGCCTTCCTTACGAGGAGCAAATTAAATACAAACAAAAACAAGTAGTAGACAACCTTACCCGCATTGGCAAGATTGACATGCCCGAGGTCTCTCCTATTCTTGGTTCGGAGAAAACGACCTTTTATCGCAATAAACTTGAATTTACCTTTTCAAACAAACGCTGGCTTACCTATGAAGAGGTAAAACAAGGGGTTGTCTATGACCAGATGAATGCTGTTGGATTCCATATTCCGGGAGCTTTCGACAAAGTGCTCGCTATTGAGAAATGTTGGCTGCAGGATGATATCTCGAACAGAATCAGAAACGCCATTCGCGATTACGCATACAAGCATAACTACTCTTTCTTCAACCTAAGAACTCAGGAAGGCATGCTTCGCAATATGATGGTTCGTACATCGACCACCGGCGAATTGATGGTTATTCTTGCCTGCAAAATAGTGGAAGAGCAGGAAATGGACCTGTTCATGAAATTATTGGCCTTCGTAGCGGAACAGTTCCCCGAAATAACTTCGTTGATGTACGTGGTAAACAACAAGTGCAACGATACCATCACCGACCTGGATATATGTGTTTACAAAGGAAACGATCATATATTTGAAGAAATGGAAGGCCTAAAATTTAAAATCGGCCCGAAATCATTCTACCAAACTAATTCAGACCAGGCATACAACCTATATAAAATAGCCCGGAATTTTGCCGGACTTACAGGCAATGAACTTGTATACGACTTATATACCGGTACAGGAACAATTGCAAACTTTGTTTCAAAACAGGCAAAACAGGTAATAGGTATTGAATATGTTCCTGAAGCGATAGAAGATGCAAAAATCAACGCTGAGATTAACGGCATTAAAAACACCCTTTTCTTTGCCGGAGATATGAAAGATATGCTGACACAGGACTTTATCAACCAGTACGGACGCCCGGATGTTATTATTACCGACCCTCCTCGTGCCGGAATGCACCAGGATGTTGTTGACGTTATTCTGTTTGCCGAGCCTCAACGCATTGTTTATGTAAGCTGCAACCCGGCTACACAAGCACGCGACCTTTCATTATTGGATGCAAAATACAAACTGACAGCTGTTCAGCCGGTAGATATGTTCCCCCATACACACCATGTAGAGAATGTTGTTTTACTGGAAAAGAGATAA
- a CDS encoding RluA family pseudouridine synthase: MKKSRKSTPAERIKASMNVLKVSEPCELMTFLMNKFSGISRTAAKSLLAKRQVMVDNKITTQYNFELRPGMKVTVSKEKGKKEFTSSLLKLVYEDPYIIVIDKREGLLSIGTDKQKERTAHSILNEYVQRSGKNRRVFIVHRLDKDTSGLMVFAKDEKTKFTLQDYWDEIVIDRKYVAVLSGEIEKDFGTITSWLKDNKMFVTYSSMSNNGGDKAITHYKTIKRANGYSLVELELETGRKNQIRVHMQDLKHPVIGDVKYGDGNNPIGRLALHAFKLKFYHPITGKIMSFEVQYPSAFRKLLIKESGAKKAENEQE, from the coding sequence ATGAAAAAGAGCAGAAAAAGTACGCCGGCAGAACGCATAAAGGCTAGCATGAATGTTTTGAAAGTGAGTGAGCCTTGTGAGCTGATGACGTTCCTTATGAATAAATTCAGTGGCATAAGTCGCACTGCAGCAAAGTCTTTACTGGCTAAGCGTCAAGTGATGGTTGATAATAAGATTACCACTCAATACAACTTCGAACTCCGTCCCGGGATGAAGGTAACCGTAAGCAAAGAAAAAGGCAAAAAGGAATTTACAAGCAGTTTGCTGAAGCTGGTTTACGAAGACCCATACATTATTGTGATTGACAAGAGAGAAGGATTATTATCAATTGGGACAGACAAGCAGAAAGAGCGCACGGCTCATTCCATACTGAACGAATATGTGCAACGCTCGGGAAAGAATCGCCGCGTTTTCATTGTTCACCGTCTTGATAAGGACACTTCGGGATTAATGGTCTTTGCAAAGGATGAGAAAACAAAGTTCACTTTGCAGGACTATTGGGACGAGATTGTTATAGACAGAAAATATGTGGCAGTTCTTTCAGGTGAAATAGAAAAAGATTTCGGTACAATCACTTCATGGCTGAAGGACAACAAAATGTTTGTCACCTACTCAAGCATGAGCAATAATGGTGGAGATAAAGCAATTACGCATTATAAGACCATCAAGCGTGCTAATGGCTATTCTTTGGTGGAATTGGAACTGGAAACAGGAAGAAAGAATCAGATTCGTGTGCATATGCAGGACTTGAAACATCCGGTAATTGGCGACGTGAAATATGGAGATGGAAACAATCCGATTGGCCGACTGGCTCTGCACGCTTTTAAACTCAAATTCTACCACCCGATAACAGGTAAAATCATGTCTTTTGAAGTTCAGTATCCAAGCGCTTTCAGAAAGCTGCTTATTAAGGAATCTGGAGCAAAAAAAGCAGAGAACGAACAGGAATAA
- a CDS encoding Cof-type HAD-IIB family hydrolase translates to MYKLLVLDLDGTLTNSQKKITGKTKEAIRKAQEKGIKVVLASGRPTYGIVPLANELRLDTLGGYILSYNGGEIIDWKTKEVLHARQLDPQVLPYLYKSAKKNDFAIITYQNQFIITESPDDIYVHKEAFLNKMEIKKVENFLSYVDYPVSKCLITGESEQLMALEKEMNHYLKGTMGVFRSEPFFLELVPNGIDKAQSLGILLEKLGMTADEMMACGDGFNDLSMIQFAGLGVAMGNAQLIVRQQADFITLSNEEDGVAHVVERFLL, encoded by the coding sequence ATGTATAAACTTTTAGTACTCGACTTAGATGGTACGCTAACCAATTCGCAAAAGAAGATAACCGGAAAAACCAAAGAAGCAATTCGGAAAGCTCAGGAAAAAGGAATAAAAGTGGTTCTGGCTTCCGGAAGACCGACTTATGGCATTGTTCCTTTGGCAAACGAGTTGCGCCTGGATACGTTGGGAGGCTATATCCTGTCATACAACGGCGGAGAGATAATCGACTGGAAAACCAAAGAGGTGCTTCATGCCCGACAGCTCGATCCGCAGGTGCTGCCATATTTATACAAGAGTGCTAAAAAGAATGATTTTGCCATTATTACCTACCAGAATCAGTTTATCATCACAGAGTCGCCCGATGATATCTATGTGCACAAAGAGGCTTTTCTGAATAAGATGGAGATTAAAAAGGTAGAGAACTTCCTCTCTTACGTCGATTATCCGGTATCTAAATGCCTTATAACCGGTGAAAGCGAGCAATTGATGGCACTTGAGAAAGAGATGAACCATTACCTGAAGGGAACGATGGGTGTTTTTCGTTCTGAACCGTTCTTCCTGGAGTTGGTGCCAAACGGAATTGATAAAGCACAATCACTTGGTATATTGCTTGAGAAGCTGGGCATGACTGCAGACGAGATGATGGCTTGTGGAGATGGATTTAATGATTTGTCGATGATTCAGTTTGCCGGACTGGGTGTGGCCATGGGTAATGCACAGTTAATAGTCAGGCAGCAGGCCGATTTTATCACTTTGTCGAACGAAGAAGACGGGGTAGCCCATGTGGTAGAACGCTTTTTACTGTAA
- a CDS encoding DNA recombination protein RmuC, protein MELTLLIACILLLLLILFLQISKGKNREESERLEATLKEQSNRMESIIRELNQRLENVFREQAYENRNELSKSIREFRTELSNTLNTSMQQMQDTLHKNLITGNELQREKFEAMGKTQEALIQSTEKRLDDMRMMVEEKLQKTLNERIGQSFEMVRTQLENVQKGLGEMKSLAQDVGGLKKVLSNVKTRGTFGEVQLGALLEQMMSPEQYEANVKTKKSGNGFVEYAIKLPGKDDSNEIIYLPIDAKFPKDSYEQYYDAFEAGDASLVDSTSKQLEATIKKMAKDIHDKYIDPPFTTDFAILFLPSENIYAEILRRTALIESLQKDYKIMVTGPTTLGAILNSLQMGFRTLAIQKRTSEVWTVLGAVKTEFANFGGMLKKVQNNLQTAGNQLEEVMGKRTRAIERRLRDVEALPTEQSQKILPLTEIDEE, encoded by the coding sequence ATGGAACTGACTTTATTAATTGCATGTATACTTTTGCTGCTACTGATTCTCTTCCTGCAGATAAGCAAAGGGAAAAATAGGGAAGAGAGCGAGCGTCTGGAAGCGACTCTAAAAGAACAGAGCAACCGGATGGAAAGCATAATCAGAGAACTAAACCAGCGGCTGGAGAATGTCTTCAGGGAGCAGGCTTATGAGAACCGCAACGAACTGAGCAAATCAATCAGGGAATTCCGGACCGAACTGTCGAACACGCTCAACACTTCCATGCAGCAAATGCAGGATACTCTTCATAAAAACCTGATTACCGGCAACGAACTGCAAAGAGAGAAGTTCGAAGCAATGGGTAAAACACAGGAAGCGCTGATTCAATCTACCGAAAAGCGCTTGGACGATATGCGCATGATGGTGGAAGAGAAACTGCAGAAAACCCTGAACGAGCGTATCGGTCAGTCGTTCGAAATGGTACGTACTCAACTGGAAAACGTACAGAAAGGCTTGGGCGAAATGAAATCGCTGGCACAGGATGTGGGAGGACTGAAAAAGGTGCTTAGCAATGTCAAGACACGCGGAACATTCGGAGAGGTGCAGCTGGGGGCTTTACTCGAGCAAATGATGAGCCCCGAACAGTACGAGGCTAACGTCAAGACAAAGAAAAGCGGAAACGGATTTGTTGAGTATGCCATCAAACTGCCGGGTAAAGACGATTCAAACGAAATTATCTACCTGCCCATTGACGCCAAATTCCCCAAGGATTCCTACGAGCAGTACTACGATGCCTTCGAGGCAGGCGATGCGTCATTGGTTGATTCCACCTCCAAGCAACTGGAAGCTACCATCAAGAAGATGGCAAAAGATATACACGACAAGTACATCGACCCACCGTTCACAACGGACTTTGCCATCCTTTTCCTGCCTTCTGAAAACATATACGCCGAAATTCTAAGGCGCACAGCCCTTATCGAATCTTTGCAAAAGGATTACAAAATTATGGTAACCGGCCCCACTACACTCGGAGCCATACTAAACAGTCTGCAGATGGGCTTCCGCACTTTAGCCATCCAGAAACGTACAAGCGAAGTATGGACAGTTCTGGGAGCCGTAAAAACAGAGTTTGCCAATTTTGGCGGAATGCTTAAAAAGGTGCAGAACAACCTGCAAACAGCGGGCAATCAGCTGGAAGAGGTAATGGGAAAACGCACCCGCGCCATTGAAAGAAGATTAAGGGATGTAGAGGCATTGCCGACAGAACAATCTCAGAAGATTCTTCCTCTTACCGAGATAGACGAGGAATAA
- a CDS encoding Na+/H+ antiporter NhaA, whose translation MLEQGIKNKESSLSGCSLYFLFFIMPVFAFANAGVVFSGGGGEVFGEVTVGVALGLLFGKFIGIFTGWALLITTCH comes from the coding sequence GTGTTAGAGCAGGGGATAAAAAATAAAGAGAGCAGCCTATCGGGTTGCTCTCTTTATTTTTTGTTCTTTATCATGCCGGTATTTGCCTTTGCCAATGCGGGTGTTGTGTTTTCAGGCGGAGGCGGTGAGGTGTTTGGTGAGGTAACAGTGGGCGTTGCTCTTGGATTACTGTTTGGTAAGTTCATTGGAATTTTCACGGGGTGGGCACTATTGATAACTACATGCCACTAA
- the nhaA gene encoding Na+/H+ antiporter NhaA, which yields MNNLKIKPIAYSFNSFLKQNVNGGMVLMVVAVLAMIIANSPISDAYLSVLDYPVSFQVGDFNLFSHHGEPMTLLAFINDALMAVFFFSVGLEIKREVLVGELSSIRQALLPIIAACGGMIIPVIIYCFIVPTAPGIHGMATPMATDIAFSLGVLSLLGKRVPLSLKIFLTAFAVVDDIGGIIVIALFYATNLEMSYILAAAVILAVMLYANNKLGIVNKVFYITLGIVVWYLFLQSGIHSTVAGVLVAFTIPAKPHLRIGKYIERIRENIHSFPESGKESIILEHEQLERLKSIESASDHVISPLQSMEDALQGAVNYFIMPIFAFANAGVVFSGGGGEVFGDVTVGVALGLLFGKFIGIFTFTWMTIKLKIANMPDGMCWKSLAGVSMLGGIGFTVALFIATLSFGGAQPVLLNQAKLGIICGTVLSGIIGYLYLHRVLPENNNNHIAE from the coding sequence ATGAATAACTTAAAAATTAAACCGATTGCATATTCGTTTAACAGTTTTCTGAAACAAAATGTAAACGGTGGAATGGTGCTTATGGTGGTAGCCGTCTTGGCTATGATTATTGCAAATTCACCTATAAGCGATGCGTATCTCTCAGTTTTAGACTATCCTGTCTCTTTCCAGGTTGGCGATTTTAATCTATTCAGTCACCATGGTGAACCCATGACCTTACTGGCTTTCATCAATGACGCACTGATGGCTGTCTTCTTTTTCTCGGTAGGTCTTGAAATCAAGCGTGAAGTTTTGGTGGGAGAATTATCCAGTATTCGTCAAGCTTTGCTCCCAATTATTGCCGCATGTGGTGGTATGATTATTCCGGTGATTATCTATTGTTTCATTGTACCTACTGCACCGGGAATTCACGGTATGGCAACTCCAATGGCTACCGATATCGCATTCTCTTTGGGCGTATTAAGCCTGTTAGGTAAACGTGTTCCTTTAAGTCTGAAGATTTTCCTGACAGCTTTCGCTGTGGTCGACGATATTGGCGGAATCATTGTAATTGCTCTCTTCTATGCTACTAATTTAGAAATGAGCTACATCCTTGCCGCTGCGGTTATTTTGGCTGTTATGCTTTATGCTAACAATAAACTCGGTATTGTGAACAAGGTGTTTTATATAACATTAGGAATAGTGGTATGGTACCTTTTCCTTCAGTCGGGCATTCATAGCACCGTTGCCGGTGTATTGGTTGCATTTACCATTCCGGCTAAGCCACATCTTAGAATAGGGAAGTACATTGAACGCATCCGCGAAAACATACATTCATTCCCTGAATCGGGAAAGGAGAGCATTATTCTGGAACATGAGCAACTGGAAAGATTAAAAAGCATTGAGTCGGCATCCGACCATGTAATTTCACCTTTGCAATCCATGGAAGATGCCCTTCAGGGTGCTGTGAACTACTTTATCATGCCGATATTTGCTTTTGCCAATGCAGGTGTTGTATTTTCAGGCGGAGGTGGTGAAGTGTTCGGCGATGTAACAGTGGGCGTTGCTCTTGGGTTACTGTTTGGTAAGTTCATTGGAATTTTCACATTTACCTGGATGACCATCAAGCTGAAAATAGCTAATATGCCCGATGGCATGTGCTGGAAGAGTCTGGCTGGTGTCTCCATGTTGGGTGGTATTGGCTTTACAGTGGCCCTGTTTATTGCCACACTCTCGTTTGGAGGTGCCCAACCGGTGTTGTTGAATCAGGCTAAGTTGGGAATTATCTGCGGAACGGTTCTTTCCGGAATTATCGGTTATCTGTATCTGCACAGGGTTCTTCCGGAGAATAACAACAATCATATTGCGGAATAA